One genomic region from Pseudoduganella dura encodes:
- a CDS encoding glycosyltransferase, whose protein sequence is MRVGILSYPMLFQRDGGLQVQVRETIAALNRLGADTSHPLQAQLVDPNRERLDAFDLIHVFSAINGNFRLVEAASEMGVPVVLSPLLSPGWDRASGFRARVADRLTGRLTGWHVQTSYAQTKRALQLAKLVIALGEAERAAIISGFLVNPAKIRVFPNGINQQFFTARPELFRQSTGITGPFVLMVGSINPYKNQLGLVQALADMNLPVVLIGRVARQDQVYLDTVLRSPWVRWLGALDHGDPLLASAYSAASVVALPSHGEVFPLAVLESLAAGTPVVMTDENALDLQESAFALRKARWHDATAQRAAIRDFIDRPPARDAVRGLVEQYTWQRVAAEIANCYVELAAGRPADEKCGTASRDEDVISASPAAEPERSLS, encoded by the coding sequence ATGCGCGTAGGCATATTGTCATACCCGATGCTGTTCCAGCGTGACGGCGGTCTGCAAGTCCAGGTGCGTGAAACCATTGCAGCCTTGAACCGGCTTGGTGCCGACACATCGCATCCGCTGCAGGCACAACTCGTCGATCCGAACCGTGAGCGCCTCGATGCATTCGACCTGATTCATGTTTTTTCTGCCATCAACGGCAATTTCCGGCTGGTGGAGGCTGCCAGCGAGATGGGTGTCCCCGTCGTGCTGTCGCCGCTGCTTTCGCCAGGCTGGGACCGGGCATCCGGTTTCCGGGCCCGCGTGGCGGACCGCCTGACCGGCAGGCTGACGGGCTGGCATGTGCAGACCAGTTATGCGCAGACAAAGCGCGCGTTGCAGCTGGCCAAGCTCGTCATTGCTCTCGGCGAAGCGGAACGCGCAGCGATCATCTCGGGCTTTCTCGTGAATCCGGCAAAAATCCGCGTATTCCCGAACGGCATAAACCAGCAATTCTTCACGGCACGACCTGAGCTGTTTCGACAAAGTACCGGTATCACCGGGCCGTTCGTGCTGATGGTCGGCTCGATCAACCCGTACAAGAACCAGCTCGGCCTTGTGCAGGCTCTCGCCGACATGAACCTCCCGGTTGTGCTGATCGGGCGCGTGGCCCGGCAGGACCAGGTCTACCTCGATACGGTGCTGCGCTCGCCGTGGGTGCGGTGGCTGGGTGCGCTGGATCATGGCGATCCGCTCCTTGCCAGCGCATACAGCGCGGCATCGGTCGTGGCGCTGCCGAGCCATGGTGAAGTGTTCCCCCTGGCGGTGCTTGAATCCCTGGCGGCGGGAACCCCGGTGGTTATGACGGATGAGAATGCGCTCGACCTGCAGGAAAGCGCGTTCGCGCTGCGCAAGGCGCGCTGGCATGACGCCACCGCTCAGCGCGCGGCGATCCGCGATTTCATCGACAGGCCGCCGGCACGCGACGCGGTGCGGGGGCTGGTCGAACAGTACACATGGCAGCGCGTTGCAGCCGAAATCGCCAACTGCTATGTCGAGCTCGCAGCCGGCCGGCCGGCCGATGAGAAATGCGGCACGGCATCGAGAGATGAGGACGTTATTTCCGCGTCCCCGGCCGCGGAGCCCGAGCGTAGCCTGTCCTGA
- a CDS encoding class I SAM-dependent methyltransferase, whose translation MFPLTSLLFIAATLLLCAYTLHKVRLIHLMLHDVRDQSHRESAGLFRQLEALQGLYTDLGLSRSLPDTRGWAASPDFLLELTRHALADRPGVVVECSSGTSTLVLARCMQINGGGKVYSLAHDAAYARETRRQLDRHGLSAWAEVIDAPLTAQEFGGAIWPWYATNRLPRDAEIDMLVIDGPPQATRSLARYPAGPALFGCLSPGAAVFLDDAYRPDEQQILRRWADEYPEIEQRLLPCEKGCAVLRYRPRA comes from the coding sequence ATGTTCCCATTGACCTCTCTGCTTTTCATCGCCGCAACGTTGCTGCTCTGTGCCTATACGCTGCACAAGGTGCGCCTGATCCACCTGATGCTCCACGATGTGCGCGACCAGTCGCACCGCGAGAGCGCCGGCCTGTTCCGTCAACTGGAAGCGTTGCAGGGGCTGTACACGGATCTGGGACTGTCGCGCAGCCTGCCCGATACGCGTGGCTGGGCCGCATCGCCGGACTTCCTGCTGGAACTGACGCGGCATGCGCTGGCCGACAGGCCCGGCGTCGTGGTCGAGTGCAGCAGCGGCACCTCCACGCTGGTGCTGGCACGCTGCATGCAAATCAATGGCGGCGGCAAGGTATATAGTCTGGCGCACGATGCGGCCTATGCGCGCGAAACACGCCGGCAGCTGGACAGGCATGGTTTGTCTGCGTGGGCCGAAGTCATCGACGCGCCGCTGACCGCCCAGGAGTTCGGCGGCGCCATCTGGCCCTGGTATGCAACGAACCGCCTGCCGCGCGACGCCGAGATCGACATGCTGGTCATCGACGGGCCACCCCAGGCGACACGTTCGCTCGCCCGTTACCCCGCCGGCCCCGCATTGTTCGGCTGTCTTTCTCCTGGCGCGGCGGTGTTCCTCGACGACGCGTACCGGCCGGACGAGCAGCAAATACTGCGCCGCTGGGCGGACGAATATCCTGAAATCGAGCAGCGCCTGCTGCCGTGCGAAAAAGGCTGCGCCGTCCTGCGCTACCGACCGCGCGCCTGA
- a CDS encoding XrtA-associated tyrosine autokinase: MIPDTTGPRLEPLLVNPDARFADINLPRLQQLGMITHDGGRSGVAEDFRIIKRPLLRSARGIEAPIHHGNLIIVTSALPGEGKTFCAINLAMSMAMERDTTVLLVDADVARPALLNVLGLEARPGLMDVLLDEELDLSDVILRTNVPALSLLPAGRRNKHATELLASRSMSRLLDDIANRYPDRIVIFDSPPLLLTSEAGVLAAQMGQVVMVVEAERTTHSSVREALRQIEACRNVNLIYNKTQPFSGNDPYGYYDQG, encoded by the coding sequence ATGATCCCCGATACCACTGGCCCGCGCCTGGAACCGCTCCTCGTCAATCCCGATGCCCGGTTCGCGGACATCAATCTGCCGCGCCTGCAGCAGCTGGGCATGATCACGCACGATGGCGGCCGCAGCGGCGTCGCAGAGGACTTCCGCATCATCAAGCGCCCGTTGCTGCGCAGCGCGCGTGGCATCGAGGCACCGATCCACCATGGCAACCTGATCATCGTCACGAGCGCGCTGCCCGGGGAAGGCAAGACATTTTGCGCCATCAACCTCGCGATGAGCATGGCAATGGAGCGCGACACGACGGTGCTGCTGGTCGATGCCGATGTCGCGCGGCCGGCGCTGCTCAACGTGCTGGGTCTCGAAGCGCGTCCCGGTCTGATGGACGTGCTGCTGGATGAAGAACTCGATCTTTCGGACGTCATCCTGAGAACCAACGTGCCAGCGCTCAGCCTGCTCCCGGCCGGCCGGCGCAACAAGCATGCGACCGAGCTGCTGGCCAGCCGCAGCATGTCGCGGCTGCTGGACGACATCGCCAACCGCTATCCCGACCGCATCGTGATTTTCGACTCGCCGCCGTTGCTGCTCACATCGGAGGCGGGCGTTCTGGCCGCGCAGATGGGACAGGTCGTCATGGTGGTGGAGGCCGAACGCACCACCCACAGCTCGGTGCGCGAAGCGCTTCGACAAATCGAAGCCTGCCGCAATGTCAATCTCATCTACAACAAGACCCAGCCGTTTTCCGGCAACGACCCGTATGGCTATTACGACCAGGGCTGA
- a CDS encoding XrtA system polysaccharide chain length determinant: protein MEEIIAQLQSGLKGIWKYRWCAILVAWLVATGGWIKVYLLPDDYQTTARVFVDTQSILKPLLSGMTSMPNVTQQVAIMSRTLLSRPNVERVMRMVDLDVKATTPREHEKQVDDLMQKIRIGGTSTYDIYTISYSNSDPRLVRDVVQSLLTIFVEGGFKGKKGESDKAVQFIDDQIRAYEDKLLAAENSVKEFKLKNNTLLPRQGLDYGSQLLMSTDALNNAKLELVEAEQARNAINGQIQGDEPILGAELAPASIDNPEIDGRISALTKSLDALLLQYTEAHPDIISTRRLIALLEEKKVQEAKTRAAPSDPGKGYSPMLQQLKVALAEADARVASIRARVAEMEQRHETLVEQSKAVPEVESQLAQLNRDYLINKDNYEKLIERREAAKLSGDLSTTTDMLSFKIIDPPTVPLRPTGPNRKLLYSVVFGVAVLAGAAVALLISQVRPTYLSPAELREATGLRVLGAVAMNWTDPERKKRRRAHMGFGAGVACLFVSYGGVMALSILQS, encoded by the coding sequence ATGGAAGAAATCATCGCCCAGCTGCAATCCGGGTTGAAGGGAATCTGGAAGTATCGCTGGTGCGCAATACTCGTCGCCTGGCTCGTGGCGACTGGCGGCTGGATCAAGGTGTACCTGCTGCCGGACGATTACCAGACGACCGCCCGCGTATTCGTCGATACGCAGAGCATCCTGAAGCCACTGCTGTCGGGCATGACGTCGATGCCGAATGTCACACAGCAGGTGGCGATCATGAGCCGCACCCTTCTCAGCCGGCCAAACGTCGAACGCGTCATGCGCATGGTGGACCTGGATGTCAAGGCCACCACGCCGCGCGAGCATGAAAAGCAGGTCGATGATCTCATGCAGAAGATCCGCATCGGCGGCACCAGCACCTACGACATCTACACGATCAGCTACAGCAACAGCGATCCGCGCCTGGTGCGCGATGTGGTGCAATCGCTGCTCACGATCTTCGTCGAAGGGGGCTTCAAGGGCAAGAAGGGCGAATCGGACAAGGCCGTGCAATTCATCGACGACCAGATCCGTGCCTACGAAGACAAATTGCTGGCCGCGGAAAACTCGGTCAAGGAATTCAAGCTGAAGAACAATACCCTGTTGCCCCGGCAAGGACTCGATTATGGATCGCAATTGCTGATGTCGACGGACGCGCTGAACAACGCGAAGCTCGAACTCGTCGAAGCGGAACAGGCCCGCAACGCCATCAACGGGCAGATCCAGGGCGACGAACCGATCCTCGGCGCCGAGCTCGCCCCTGCATCGATCGACAATCCCGAGATCGACGGCCGCATCTCGGCCTTGACCAAGTCGCTCGACGCACTGCTGCTGCAGTATACCGAGGCCCACCCCGACATCATTTCCACGCGGCGCCTGATCGCGCTGCTTGAAGAAAAAAAGGTGCAGGAGGCCAAGACACGCGCCGCGCCGTCGGACCCAGGCAAGGGTTACAGTCCGATGCTGCAGCAACTGAAGGTCGCACTTGCCGAAGCGGATGCGCGCGTGGCATCGATCCGCGCCCGGGTGGCAGAGATGGAACAGCGGCATGAAACGCTGGTCGAGCAAAGCAAGGCCGTGCCGGAAGTGGAATCGCAACTGGCGCAGTTGAACCGGGACTACCTGATCAACAAGGACAATTACGAGAAGCTGATCGAGCGGCGCGAAGCGGCCAAGCTGTCTGGCGACCTCAGCACTACCACCGACATGTTGAGCTTCAAGATCATCGACCCGCCCACGGTGCCATTGCGTCCCACCGGGCCGAACAGAAAACTGCTGTATAGCGTCGTGTTCGGTGTGGCCGTGCTTGCCGGCGCCGCCGTGGCGTTGCTGATCAGTCAGGTACGTCCCACCTACCTGAGCCCCGCCGAATTGCGCGAGGCAACGGGCCTGCGCGTGCTGGGTGCCGTCGCGATGAACTGGACGGACCCGGAACGCAAGAAACGGCGCCGGGCCCACATGGGATTCGGCGCCGGCGTTGCATGCCTGTTCGTATCCTACGGCGGCGTGATGGCCCTTTCAATACTTCAGTCCTAG
- a CDS encoding EDSAP-1 family PEP-CTERM protein translates to MNIIRKGFLITATAVTLAFGAAGSAQAHAFADAILEINNLRFLNSGGTQYTPADFSTLEINNSRLATAFVSSLPPLQSNTAGAICVGTCPLPAPNTPLTPRFDPLAVSPPAVLTTFGYGDTELLGSALEPGGANAATRATASVGTSPNTASGTANTGTVTSFEFSLGSADSITVEFDAEAYTIAHVPLTAGADSVASARLSWSINIIDLETGENVLSYSPDEINGDSLRSRTHVLPGEDPYNFAGFLTATSDLLEAGTIYQLTISHASFADALQEEVPEPATLAILAAGLLSMSLVSRRRKS, encoded by the coding sequence ATGAACATCATCAGGAAAGGTTTTCTGATCACGGCCACCGCCGTAACGCTCGCGTTCGGCGCCGCCGGCAGCGCCCAGGCACATGCTTTTGCGGATGCGATTCTGGAGATTAACAACCTGCGCTTCCTGAATTCCGGGGGCACGCAGTACACGCCGGCCGATTTCTCCACGCTGGAAATCAACAACTCGCGCCTGGCAACGGCATTTGTCTCCAGCCTGCCGCCCCTGCAGAGCAACACGGCCGGCGCGATCTGCGTCGGCACCTGCCCGCTCCCGGCACCGAATACCCCCCTGACGCCGCGCTTCGATCCGCTGGCAGTGTCGCCGCCCGCCGTCCTGACGACATTCGGTTACGGCGACACCGAACTGCTCGGCTCGGCGCTGGAACCAGGGGGCGCGAACGCTGCAACCCGGGCTACCGCCTCGGTCGGCACGAGCCCGAATACCGCATCGGGTACCGCCAACACGGGCACGGTGACGTCGTTCGAGTTCTCCCTGGGCTCGGCAGATTCGATCACCGTCGAATTCGATGCCGAGGCATACACCATCGCGCACGTGCCGCTCACCGCCGGGGCCGATTCGGTAGCCTCCGCCCGCCTGTCCTGGAGCATCAACATTATCGATCTGGAAACCGGCGAAAACGTCCTGTCGTATTCGCCGGACGAGATCAACGGCGATTCGCTGCGCAGCCGTACCCATGTCCTGCCAGGTGAGGATCCCTACAACTTCGCAGGCTTCCTGACGGCAACCAGCGACCTGCTGGAAGCCGGCACGATCTACCAGCTGACGATCTCCCATGCATCGTTTGCCGACGCGCTGCAGGAAGAAGTGCCGGAACCGGCAACGCTGGCCATCCTCGCAGCCGGCCTGCTCAGCATGTCGCTGGTCAGCCGCCGTCGCAAATCCTGA
- a CDS encoding N-acyl amino acid synthase FeeM domain-containing protein, whose product MQYDDTIISFEAAAKLRDLVIREQEAGKAHTHPIDMQLFHIRMASTAGRREAANLLLRKMYGWRGYDVDAETEHAPNRITLYAETAGVTVGTMSLCLDDPEIGLPADENFRDKLDELRTAGRLLCEPSRLAIDKDVTKRVFASLIHISYIYAHNIHHYSDYVIEVNPRHVMFYKRMLGFRDFGGERQCTRVGAPAVLLRLELEYMGEQIRTFAGQMEQAPGERSFYPYFFPLEDEPGITTRLKQGRD is encoded by the coding sequence GTGCAATACGACGACACCATCATATCCTTCGAAGCCGCCGCAAAACTGCGTGACCTCGTCATCCGGGAGCAGGAAGCCGGCAAGGCTCACACCCATCCGATCGACATGCAGCTTTTCCATATCCGGATGGCCAGCACCGCTGGCCGGCGTGAGGCGGCAAATTTGCTGTTGCGCAAGATGTATGGCTGGCGGGGCTACGATGTCGACGCGGAGACCGAACATGCGCCGAACCGGATCACGCTGTATGCGGAAACGGCCGGCGTCACGGTCGGCACGATGTCGCTGTGTCTGGACGACCCTGAAATCGGCCTGCCCGCCGACGAGAATTTTCGCGACAAGCTCGACGAACTGCGCACCGCCGGGCGCCTGCTGTGCGAACCATCCCGGCTCGCCATCGACAAGGACGTGACGAAACGCGTGTTCGCATCGCTGATCCATATCTCGTATATTTACGCCCACAATATCCACCACTACTCCGACTATGTGATCGAGGTCAATCCGCGCCATGTGATGTTCTACAAGCGGATGCTGGGCTTCCGCGACTTTGGCGGCGAGCGGCAGTGCACCCGCGTCGGTGCCCCGGCCGTGTTGCTGCGCCTCGAACTCGAATACATGGGAGAACAGATCCGCACGTTCGCGGGCCAGATGGAGCAGGCGCCGGGCGAGCGGTCCTTTTACCCGTATTTCTTCCCGCTGGAAGACGAGCCCGGCATCACGACACGCCTGAAGCAGGGGCGCGACTGA